A DNA window from Halococcus salsus contains the following coding sequences:
- a CDS encoding potassium channel family protein, producing MNTWQRRALYSAVSLGLLILGYAVVYDYGMTTFEGEPTTFLHALQVVVETFTTTGFGSDAGWTSPAMNVIVIVMDLTGVALIFLALPAIVFPLLEETFSTSAPTRADLDDHVVVCEYTPRGETLIEELERREIPYVVVESDRDRADDLHEDGVSVVYGDPESETTLERVNLDAARALVADSIDEANASIALAAGESGTRIIAFVEDTDAADYLTYAGADDVFSPRRLVGESLADKVTTAVSPELRDAVEISDEFEVAELTIRPGSDLAGVTIAESRITERTGAHVIGAWLRGAFVSPPGPDTRLDEHSLLLVAGQEEQLEALKRMTTAETRPYRRGNVVIAGRGEVGSTVDAAIAADGLESVVVDLADKPGVDIVGDATEEAVLKTAGLDDALAVVLALPDDTQTVFAALVIRELYPDIEILARAKETESVRKLYRAGADYVLALATVSGRMLASTILDEDVMDFDSQIEVLQTRCPNLAGRTLAEADVRARTGCTVVAVERDGDVFTDIGADFELRQDDEVIVVGTDEDVNRFTALAE from the coding sequence ATGAACACCTGGCAGCGTCGGGCGCTCTACTCGGCGGTCTCGCTCGGCCTCCTGATCCTCGGCTACGCGGTGGTCTACGACTACGGGATGACGACGTTCGAGGGCGAACCGACGACGTTCCTCCACGCCCTGCAGGTCGTCGTGGAGACGTTCACCACGACGGGCTTCGGCTCCGATGCGGGCTGGACCAGCCCCGCGATGAACGTCATCGTGATCGTGATGGACCTCACGGGGGTCGCACTGATCTTCCTCGCGCTCCCGGCGATCGTCTTCCCGCTGCTCGAAGAGACCTTCTCGACGAGCGCACCGACCCGTGCCGACCTCGACGACCACGTCGTCGTCTGTGAGTACACCCCGCGCGGCGAGACCCTCATCGAGGAACTCGAACGGCGGGAGATCCCGTACGTGGTGGTCGAATCCGACCGCGACCGCGCCGACGACCTCCACGAGGACGGGGTGAGCGTGGTCTACGGCGACCCCGAATCCGAGACGACCCTGGAGCGGGTGAACCTGGATGCTGCACGGGCACTGGTGGCCGATTCGATCGACGAGGCAAACGCTTCGATCGCGCTCGCGGCGGGCGAGAGCGGGACCCGTATCATCGCGTTCGTCGAGGACACCGATGCCGCCGACTATCTCACCTACGCGGGCGCGGACGACGTGTTCTCGCCGCGGCGGCTCGTCGGCGAGAGCCTCGCGGACAAGGTCACGACGGCGGTCTCGCCGGAGCTTCGCGACGCGGTCGAGATCAGCGACGAGTTCGAGGTGGCCGAACTCACGATCCGACCGGGGAGCGACCTCGCGGGCGTCACGATCGCCGAGAGCCGGATCACCGAACGCACCGGGGCGCACGTCATCGGAGCCTGGCTCCGCGGGGCGTTCGTCAGCCCGCCGGGGCCCGACACCCGCCTCGACGAGCACTCCTTGCTGCTCGTGGCCGGTCAGGAGGAACAGCTCGAAGCCCTCAAGCGGATGACGACGGCCGAAACCAGACCCTACCGGCGCGGAAACGTCGTCATCGCGGGGCGCGGCGAAGTCGGGTCGACGGTCGACGCGGCGATCGCGGCCGACGGGCTGGAGTCGGTCGTGGTCGACCTCGCCGACAAACCCGGCGTGGACATCGTGGGCGACGCCACCGAGGAGGCCGTGCTGAAGACCGCGGGCCTCGACGACGCGCTCGCGGTGGTGCTCGCGCTCCCGGACGACACGCAGACCGTCTTCGCGGCGCTCGTCATCCGGGAGCTCTACCCCGACATCGAGATCCTGGCGCGGGCGAAGGAGACCGAGAGCGTCCGGAAACTCTACCGCGCCGGCGCGGACTACGTGCTCGCGCTCGCCACCGTGAGCGGCCGGATGCTGGCCTCGACGATCCTCGACGAGGACGTCATGGACTTCGACAGCCAGATCGAGGTGCTCCAAACTCGGTGTCCGAACCTCGCCGGCCGGACCCTCGCGGAGGCCGACGTCCGTGCCCGAACCGGCTGTACCGTCGTCGCGGTCGAGCGCGACGGCGACGTGTTCACGGATATTGGTGCCGACTTCGAACTCCGTCAGGACGACGAGGTGATCGTGGTCGGGACCGACGAGGACGTCAACCGCTTCACCGCGTTGGCCGAGTGA
- a CDS encoding DUF4349 domain-containing protein, protein MPSRTRTVATVVMLCMVVLAGCSGSGGAGGDQASGASGGGGNANAGMGGGGASAGGGGAGEAQRARQAPQAVIKTGRVQLGVENFSAAQRNLTRATRAAGGYVSASSESTYTESGENVTRGELVLRVPSRTFSTLFSQVKAVGTVENANSNSTDVSGKLIDLRARLNNSRAQRDRLRALYDNASDTEATLAVQKRLSAVQSRIERLEGRLASLNDRVAYSTITVTYAESSPSAPPEQWYDVGVGSALVSSMEGVVTAIRAIVVGLAYAAPYLVVFGVPLALVGYLVHRRRSAP, encoded by the coding sequence ATGCCCTCCCGCACTCGCACGGTAGCGACGGTCGTGATGCTCTGTATGGTCGTTCTCGCGGGCTGTAGCGGGTCGGGAGGTGCTGGCGGAGACCAGGCGAGCGGTGCGAGCGGTGGGGGCGGGAACGCGAACGCCGGGATGGGTGGCGGGGGTGCCAGCGCCGGCGGCGGTGGAGCGGGCGAGGCCCAGCGCGCGCGCCAAGCCCCACAGGCGGTCATCAAGACCGGCCGCGTCCAGCTCGGGGTCGAGAACTTCAGCGCGGCCCAGCGGAACCTGACGCGGGCGACTCGGGCGGCGGGTGGCTACGTCAGCGCGTCGAGCGAGAGCACCTACACCGAATCCGGCGAGAACGTCACCCGCGGCGAGCTCGTGCTCCGCGTTCCCAGTCGAACCTTCTCGACGTTGTTCTCGCAGGTCAAGGCGGTCGGCACGGTGGAGAACGCGAACAGCAACAGTACCGACGTCTCCGGAAAGCTGATCGACCTCCGAGCCCGGCTCAACAATTCGCGCGCCCAGCGCGACCGGCTCCGCGCGCTCTACGACAACGCCAGCGACACCGAGGCGACCCTCGCGGTCCAGAAGCGCCTCTCGGCTGTGCAGTCGCGGATCGAGCGTCTCGAAGGCCGACTGGCCTCGCTGAACGACCGGGTCGCCTACTCGACGATCACGGTGACGTACGCCGAATCCAGCCCGAGCGCACCCCCAGAGCAGTGGTACGACGTCGGCGTGGGCAGCGCGCTTGTCTCGTCGATGGAGGGCGTGGTCACCGCGATCCGGGCGATCGTCGTCGGGCTCGCGTACGCCGCGCCGTACCTCGTGGTCTTCGGGGTCCCCCTCGCGCTGGTCGGCTACCTCGTCCACCGCCGTCGAAGCGCACCCTGA
- a CDS encoding macro domain-containing protein translates to MNFDVVQGDIAAQQADALVNAANTGLAMGSGVAGALRRGAGPGIDDEAVSKGPVDLGEVAVTDAYDLDAEWVIHAAAMPQGGRATAESIREATRTSLERADELGCTSLVLPALGCGIAGFDLREGARIIGEVIAEYESTSLADVRLIGYDEDEVATIREATREN, encoded by the coding sequence ATGAACTTCGACGTCGTCCAGGGTGACATCGCGGCCCAGCAGGCCGACGCGCTCGTCAACGCCGCCAACACGGGGCTGGCGATGGGGTCGGGCGTCGCGGGCGCGCTCCGGCGCGGGGCCGGTCCGGGCATCGACGACGAGGCGGTCTCGAAGGGACCAGTTGATCTCGGCGAGGTGGCGGTCACCGACGCCTACGACCTCGACGCCGAGTGGGTGATCCACGCCGCCGCGATGCCGCAAGGCGGGCGCGCGACCGCCGAGAGCATCCGTGAGGCGACCCGGACCAGCCTCGAACGCGCCGACGAACTCGGATGTACGTCGCTCGTGCTCCCGGCGCTCGGCTGTGGGATCGCGGGGTTCGACCTCCGCGAGGGAGCACGGATCATCGGCGAGGTGATCGCCGAGTACGAATCCACGTCGCTCGCCGACGTCCGGCTGATCGGCTACGACGAGGACGAGGTCGCGACTATCCGCGAGGCCACGCGCGAGAACTGA
- a CDS encoding MBL fold metallo-hydrolase: MRVTFLGTGAAMPSGRRSQTGLLLDADDDSLLVDCGSGVLNALARTETGYEGVSTVLLTHHHLDHVADLLPLVKARWLAGAEHLEIVGPQGTKELIDGLLDVHEYLDGRIDLRVREVVAESFSLAGFDVDARETRHSMYCLAYRFTHDDGPAFTFSADSEAFTNLMNFADGSAVLAHDCSFPDDVDVSNHPTPNQLGETLAGSGVEVGRVYLTHLYPHTEGRHEEMLESIGAHYEGDVRFARDGLAVEVE, from the coding sequence ATGCGCGTAACCTTCCTCGGGACGGGAGCCGCGATGCCGAGCGGCCGGCGATCCCAGACCGGACTCCTCCTCGATGCCGACGACGATTCGCTCCTCGTCGACTGCGGCAGCGGCGTGCTCAACGCGCTCGCGCGAACCGAGACGGGGTACGAGGGCGTCTCGACGGTCCTCCTGACCCACCACCACCTCGACCACGTCGCGGACCTCCTCCCGCTGGTGAAGGCCCGGTGGCTCGCGGGCGCGGAGCATCTCGAAATCGTCGGGCCGCAGGGCACGAAAGAGCTGATCGACGGCCTCCTCGACGTCCACGAGTACCTCGACGGCCGGATCGACCTCCGGGTTCGCGAGGTCGTCGCGGAGTCGTTCTCGCTCGCGGGGTTCGACGTCGACGCCCGCGAGACTCGTCACTCGATGTACTGTCTCGCCTACCGCTTCACCCACGACGACGGGCCGGCGTTCACCTTCAGCGCCGACAGCGAGGCTTTCACGAACCTCATGAATTTCGCCGACGGCTCGGCCGTGCTGGCCCACGACTGCTCGTTCCCCGACGACGTCGACGTCTCGAATCACCCCACGCCGAACCAGCTGGGCGAGACGCTCGCCGGATCGGGGGTCGAGGTCGGGCGGGTCTACCTCACCCATCTCTACCCCCACACCGAGGGCCGCCACGAGGAAATGTTGGAGTCCATCGGGGCGCACTACGAGGGCGACGTCAGGTTCGCCCGCGACGGTCTCGCAGTCGAGGTCGAGTGA